DNA from Ananas comosus cultivar F153 linkage group 12, ASM154086v1, whole genome shotgun sequence:
ActaatcaaaatttaagctgCGCATGGTTTAACGAAACGGGTGAAAAATTTATTGACGGTCCCCTAGCTACCCCATTATTGCAGTTTAGCTCCTATGCCCTTCTCTACTTCACCTAAAATCTACCCGCACTTCGTTAACTGTCGCATTCGGAAATTAAAGTGCAACATTTTACAGTTTTATGGACCAATGAATTagaagtaacaaaaaaaaaatttaagggctAAATCACACAACATGGAAAATGGAACAGCAACGCttgtttaaaacacatattatTCTCTACTAATCACTAATTACTAATTACACTGCACAATGCGTAACGCGATATTATCTACGAAATATTTCGTTTATCACGCGCTCTTACTGCGAGTGACTCTCACCTCTAACAAAGTCGATGGCGCGCTTGGCGGTGGCGGAaacgggcgagggcgagggcgagggcgagggcgagccCTCGCCTACTCCGAGGAAGCACGACGAGGCATCGAGTACGGACACCGGGctcggctgctgctgctccgCCGCTGCGGTAGCCTGATCCGCCCCCGCGGTCGTAGCTATCGCCGCTATACTACTCAGCAGCTTATCGCAACGCTCCAAGAGGCTCCGCCCCGACCCGTTGTTGTACTCTTCCCCCTCCCTCGACCTCTGCAACGCATCCCCACCGTCCGTTGATTCCTTAAAATTCGCGAAATGTGGGAGAATAATGGGGAATAGAatctaatataataaaatactaCTACCTGGAGATTGAGTTCGTGGGATGGGGTGGCGGTAGAGACTGCGGTATCGTCCTCCGCGGGTGAGCGTATCCTATTTATTGATGGTTTTCGATTCCTCGGCGATCGAACGGTGGTGGGGTCCGATCCAACTCTCCTGGGGGAATGGGCGGCGGAGACTCCACGCTGCGGATGTGAGTTTCTCGAGGGTTCGGCATTTATATGCGACCTCCGCCTCGTCGACGGAGAGCTCGGACTGCTCGGAGGCGACGCGGAGGGCTTCATGAGGACGATCGGGGCGCGGCGGAGGTTgaggttagggttaggatcGAAGATGAGGTTGCGGCTGTGGTGGGAGGGACTGGAGGGGTGGAGGAGGCCTTTGAGCTGTAGAGCTTCGAGGATCTGCTTCAATGACTCCAGATCCTTCGCGGGCTCATCGATGCCCCGCATCCGGAGGCGCCGCTCGATCTCGCCGCAGAGCGCGGTCGACCCGCCGCTGCTCCGCTTCGGCTCCGGGAATATGTCCTCCGCGTCGAAGAAGCTCTTCCTCTGGATCGACGGAGGCGGCGGAAGCTTCTGCGAGTGGGGTAGGGGTAGGGGCTTCTTCGCGTCTCTGGTAACCCTAGCCTCCCCAGGGATCGGCTTATCCGGAAAGTGCTTCTTGGGGAATCCCGCGTCGAGAAACCGGCGGTGCGCCGGATCCCGCGGGACGCGCGACTCCGACACCGATCGCCGGAGCTCGGGGGGCTTCGACTccgcggcggcgctcggcggGAGGGCGTCCAGCCCCATCAGCCGCGCGACGACGCTCGGCGACCGGCGCAGCCGCCCCTCGCCGCCGGAGTCCGATCGGAGGCGGCTGTCGAGGGAGAACCTAGGAGCTTCCCGAAGCTTCCATGGCGTCTTCGTCCCCTCGAACTCGAACGCTGAGAACCTCGCCGGGGACGAAGGAGGGGGCCGGCTCTCCGGCGAGGAGGGGCAATCGCATCGCTCCGATGGCGAGGTCGACCCGGGGATCTTtaaacccccaaaaaaaaaccgCCATTAGAGATCCTCGAAACCACCCAAATCAAAGCACAGCACAAAAACCCTAGATCGAGAAGGGGCGAGATCAAGAAACCAACCGCGGAGGGGAAGAGGCGTTTCCCGGAGAGGATGTGGTGGCGATCGATTAGATGAAGGAACCCCGTCATGCATCCCATCTGCTTCTCAATCCGCGCCTCAAGGTTGTCGTCGTCTCctgcggcgccggcgccgccgcgggtCATCTTCTCCGGTGAGTTCTCGAccctctctctcttactcttcGGCGCCTTCGGCTTCTTCTTTGCTTCGTACCAGTGTGTCGCGCTCACACGAGCCTTGTATGCGAGCTCTAAAAAGCTCCCGCTTTCGAGGGCCTTATAAAGAGCCGTGGGAGGTTAAAATTACGGCGATGCCCTCGAGTATTCGCTCAAATGACGAACCGGTCCAGTGACACACTTGCACCACATAGGTACATCATCATCAGTAAtaaatcaatcatattttttttaaaaaaaataaaataattttttttattaatcataatGAGACCGGTGAATTCAGGAGAGCAATTCTATTGATTGAGGACATCATATCAGCAATATAATCAGTgcattttatacttttttatgataatgataaatattaaattttactaGAAACCCCTAGTCCTGAGGACAGATTCGGAGCCAGAAAACGTTCCCACGCcctcaacgggtcgggtttgggtcggatttttaaaaatccgaacccgaacccgaaaaccaaattaaaattcttaCCCGTACTCAAACccggcggattttaaaaatctatacccaTATTcgtacccgaccaaaaattcgaaacccaaaCCCGGACCCGGATTCGGACCCGGccggttttaaaaatccataccgttaaatgaagatctaagggataaaaattattaaatattttatatattatataaataaataaaaataaagtatgtatatatataatttattcgtgtttgggttcgggttcgggttcgggtcgggtaaatacaaaatccatactcgtattcatatccgtcggatttttattttctatacccataaccaAATCTATACCCGTTTAACTCGGATAAATCCGTCCCATtcgaattcgggttcggataatatttcgggtattCATATCCATTGACATTCCTATTGAGGCATCCGGagcatttttgttttcttttgagtATACTTAAGCTTGCTCATAGTTAAACTTTAGAATAATTTTATCGAATACCTCCTAACTTTTCTTAGTATTATATTTGTACATTACAGTATTATATTTGTACATTactcttttaaaataaatttaatattttgttatttttttttaatagattaagTTGACTTTTTTTGTTATAGGGCATTAAATATTTTCACTTAAAAAATaagagtcaaaaaaaaatttaggcaaAGGTTCGAAGTACTAATACACCTCATCTATTGAATGAATGGTATCTTGTATTAGTAAATTCGCCTAGTGTgtagataatatttttctacTATTATGAAGATTAATTTGCGAAAAAGTCCTATTAGTTTTACTTGTTTTGAATTCCATATAAAATAGTTAGGAATTCTATGTaggggaaagagaaagagggagagggagagaaaaattCTCACCAGCGTTCGTGAGGGATTAGAGGACCCACTTGCCTTCCGAGCTAAGACCAAATTAAAACAGTTTCAAAAGAGACGAAATTTACTATATTACAGTTACACTATATCATCAATAATTaaccatttatattttttcttttaatacacagtataataaaaatattttttaataattatgatggacctgatgaattaaaaaaaaaattaatataaacatCATATCAACAATATAActtatgtattttaaatttttttctcaaaaaggcTAAAAGGACGAAACTGTCCTTGTGGCCCCGCCGACCATTTCACGTTGACCACtgtagaataaataaataaataaatatataaatgcatAAATAAATGTAGTGTGGTTAATTCGCTCCCCAATGAGTGAGCGTGTTCGGTTCGGTCCAAACCATATGTAGGTCCTGGTCAATTTCATGGtaccaaaaattaaattgaGTTAGGTTAAAAACTCAGGTTTGATTTGTCAgtttaaatacttatttttaaattttattaaaattttaatttattaagtgATATTTGAAAAGtcaaaaaagtatgaaatttatttgaattatggatcgtttggatttgattacctcacctttcaaaattttgatttaattattcaaCTGTTTAATTTATTCGATTTCAATTAGCAAACGATATTTTGACTCAgattttgaaatcaaagtttcgttgactgactcaagtgaaaaaaaaataaaaattttgatagtaaaattacaactttgaaaaattagatagtcaAATTCTGGTCAATAGTTCGTGTCGGTTTTGAACATTTTtacattttgaaatttaatttggtGTATTAAGTGGCAGCTCATAAGCAAAAAACTGGTAAAACTGGACAAAGCATTATTCTAGATGATAAATTCGGTATTTATGCTTAGAATTACGGACGATTAAAGTGCATTGAATTTAGCCAGAATCCACCTAATAACATTTCTAGATTACGTGTAATTTACTATgtcaataaataataatgacTACTTTGTGAatatttattgtatattatttttaaacaacTGTTATTAGCATAATATAATTAATCTGGGCTGGGGCTACCATACTCTTACGGGTACAGACCCTCTtgtactattaaatttttaaccgttgattgatagaatgggtggttaggatgatggtggtccccacttagaatgatagtagttctctaggattgagtgagtagttggttaaatagtatgatataacaggtagaaatgatcaatgaaataaatttaagagccaaaaatttatgagtataagaaagtcaatactcataaaagtatagtagccgaactctaatTATCTTATCTTTATTGGATACTATTTTGTTATAGTATATAGCTGTAGTAACAAATTAAAACTTGCTATTAAATGATGGATTCATTAACATATTTTTTGTCTAATTTTCATTCGCATTCAATGAATATGATTTGTCATTTGCAATTctcaaacatataaaaattacaaaggACACGTATCAAATTAATGAGTTGATTAATCTGCATGAGCTGGATTAATACTAATTTCATACGGGTTAAAAACTATAAAGCAAAATAAGTAAAgcaagataaataaaaaatatatacattttaagCAGCTGTTATAAATTGGTATGGAACAATTTGTGTGTCAATTAAACGGTCCCATATTTGTAGTTTATGGGGCATATGAGAAAAATATTAATGTGCTGATATACTGATATATCATGCatgaaaacatatataatttgtttgaaTTGTGAGTTGTTTTGAactgattattttattttttttaaaaaaaaattaatttatcatcCAATTTTCAAGTTATTAGACGTGAGTTAATTGACGACAcattgactttaaaatttgaatatattatttatctttataaattatttagcATGCTTTACTCAAatacataattataaatttattaaataattaattgtttttaattttgaagttaaagtattGTTTactgacttaaattaaataagctGAAAGACTAGACAGTAAacttacaattttaaaaaattaataaatacttaaaaataatttgttaatttgcataaaaaattcactagttttgagTTTTCACAAAAGTGGGCTacatttttcgattttgcagatttgggTCAAATTTTTCACCGTCTGATCAAAATGCCCCTAGTCTCAATTCGCCTCATTCGTATTTGCTCAGATACGTATATCACAAATTACGGTCCCGGGACGGGCACTAAATGCGCCCGAAGCGTGGTTACGCAACCTTCCACTCATCGGAATGCGAACCAAATCGGCCACACTATTCGCCGGCTTCGGTGTTTGTTATTCggcttttagaaattaaatatgtCGAAGCTATATGACAAAAACTATACGGCTGATAATAGAAATAATAGTGCAGCACGAAAGAGCAACGcgaaaaaaaatggtgcaacaacccTTCTAACAGTGCAATTTGCAGTCAGTACACCAGTGTAAACTCCACCGCTCATATGTGCAACGCTGGTATTCAATCTTCTCCCTCATCAGGGTAATATCCCACTCCCCCGTAAGACAGTTAGGTAGTTTTTTTTCTAAACCGTAAGAAGCGTAGGGAGTTTATTCCAGCACTCTTCTCCATACAAGTTTGACAACTATTCTAGCACTGTATGCCGTGTTCGACGTTAGCACAGGAAATATTTTCGTGTGGGAGTGACATAGCTTGAAGGTCTGGAAGTGGATGAGGGAGAAGGGAGGCAAGCCGTTCATCTGCAAAACGGTACCAAACGGCCAAGCAAGTTGTGCAACATTGACGGCAGGAGTACACCGTTCACTAacaatatacttttttttttacagactTGCACTACTTGCTTGGCCGATCTGAatctaaaaaattgaaaaagatgatctatttttataaaaattcaaaactagtaaatttttttttttaacgtaaattgatcaaaataattttataggttaaataaaattttgtattttttctattactattgtataaaaattaatttacaaaagAGTTTAGAAGGTAACGCTTGAGAGAGTACGCTTTAGTGGCGTCACACTAATAACTATTTACGGTACAGTTTTACACCATCCCCAAATCTTTTCGCATCTACTAGAATAGTGATGTGACTAAAGTGATACGCAATACTCTTTGCTCATGACGTACTCTTCTCGTATCgatatattcaatatttaaatattttgaatttttaaatttatttaatagagTAATAAAAATACAACAATAATGTAAActttttatgtaaaaataattaaaacacaCATTTTAAGGGGTTGTTtgataaaagtgaaaaatctaaaatatgatagaaGCATTGCATCATCATGGTCGCAATCAATTATAGAATAAATCggctttattataaattttttaaaagataattattgtgtttttttattaaaataattgattGGCTTAATACATAAATGATGTAATGCTACTGTATAGGAAATCACACCTACATAAGgtattatattttaagaaattattgaattatttttttaatttttgtacgatatgataaattttatagtattttattaaaAGCCAGTAGTTTTGTTAAAGTGTATTGGTTGACAATAATAGAATAGGTATTCTATTTAATTTGACAATATAGagttaaaatacatataaaaataataaaaaaagttaaaaataatttaatatatatattttaataaacttattttaaagactctattttaaaatagaattgaTTGTTtgaaacaataaattaattattagtaatatTTAAAGATGTACGAGAAAGCGATAGATAatttatctataatatttttgaaaaagaaaaaaaaataactataaaatacCAAATAAAATACATTCTGAGCTTTCAGataatacaaaattttcaaaaaggcTCACCAATTTAAACCGAATCACAAGCGAGATTCGTGAACGATACCTCTGcatgctttaagtgaattaattgcGTATTTTTAATCGTTCGAATTTTAAGATTAATAATTAGCATCAACAAACCAAAGTATAGTCATAGGCTAAGCTAAATAAATAGTGATGAAGCGTTAGTTCAGGCCGGGGTGGTGGCCTGGCATATGTTTAATTTGGATCTCACACCACATCCTCCTCATGTGTATATAGGAGAAgctcttacatatatatatataccctaatGAGACAAAAAGGAAAGCAAAAGGATGGGGGAAGGACCCCACTATCAATCCCTTGCCCCTCCTGTGGGCTAACcaagcttattattattattcaataaCCAATCTACTACCATgttactgaccgtccctagagcaagtggcaaagggcgggc
Protein-coding regions in this window:
- the LOC109718967 gene encoding protein LONGIFOLIA 1 isoform X2: MTRGGAGAAGDDDNLEARIEKQMGCMTGFLHLIDRHHILSGKRLFPSAIPGSTSPSERCDCPSSPESRPPPSSPARFSAFEFEGTKTPWKLREAPRFSLDSRLRSDSGGEGRLRRSPSVVARLMGLDALPPSAAAESKPPELRRSVSESRVPRDPAHRRFLDAGFPKKHFPDKPIPGEARVTRDAKKPLPLPHSQKLPPPPSIQRKSFFDAEDIFPEPKRSSGGSTALCGEIERRLRMRGIDEPAKDLESLKQILEALQLKGLLHPSSPSHHSRNLIFDPNPNLNLRRAPIVLMKPSASPPSSPSSPSTRRRSHINAEPSRNSHPQRGVSAAHSPRRVGSDPTTVRSPRNRKPSINRIRSPAEDDTAVSTATPSHELNLQVRSREGEEYNNGSGRSLLERCDKLLSSIAAIATTAGADQATAAAEQQQPSPVSVLDASSCFLGVGEGSPSPSPSPSPVSATAKRAIDFVRDKLAPYWEEDQWSRETQTVGSDPGEGGVESDDQEDYIYVAEIVRASDRLRGPSDAYALLEKRRQWPPSTRPRRRLLFDAVAEILDRMRRRHASPWDAFARAGAPLPPSAPRSLVRHVWGEVRRMREPVAAAGGGEDVDEVTCGAIRRDVADDVAWARPSAELSDAVLRIERLIFKDLVADTIRCLADVASLPRAHLPRRRLVFP
- the LOC109718967 gene encoding protein LONGIFOLIA 1 isoform X3, with the translated sequence MTRGGAGAAGDDDNLEARIEKQMGCMTGFLHLIDRHHILSGKRLFPSAIPGSTSPSERCDCPSSPESRPPPSSPARFSAFEFEGTKTPWKLREAPRFSLDSRLRSDSGGEGRLRRSPSVVARLMGLDALPPSAAAESKPPELRRSVSESRVPRDPAHRRFLDAGFPKKHFPDKPIPGEARVTRDAKKPLPLPHSQKLPPPPSIQRKSFFDAEDIFPEPKRSSGGSTALCGEIERRLRMRGIDEPAKDLESLKQILEALQLKGLLHPSSPSHHSRNLIFDPNPNLNLRRAPIVLMKPSASPPSSPSSPSTRRRSHINAEPSRNSHPQRGVSAAHSPRRVGSDPTTVRSPRNRKPSINRIRSPAEDDTAVSTATPSHELNLQRSREGEEYNNGSGRSLLERCDKLLSSIAAIATTAGADQATAAAEQQQPSPVSVLDASSCFLGVGEGSPSPSPSPSPVSATAKRAIDFVRDKLAPYWEEDQWSRETQTVGSDPGEGGVESDDQEDYIYVAEIVRASDRLRGPSDAYALLEKRRQWPPSTRPRRRLLFDAVAEILDRMRRRHASPWDAFARAGAPLPPSAPRSLVRHVWGEVRRMREPVAAAGGGEDVDEVTCGAIRRDVADDVAWARPSAELSDAVLRIERLIFKDLVADTIRCLADVASLPRAHLPRRRLVFP
- the LOC109718967 gene encoding protein LONGIFOLIA 1 isoform X1; this translates as MTRGGAGAAGDDDNLEARIEKQMGCMTGFLHLIDRHHILSGKRLFPSAIPGSTSPSERCDCPSSPESRPPPSSPARFSAFEFEGTKTPWKLREAPRFSLDSRLRSDSGGEGRLRRSPSVVARLMGLDALPPSAAAESKPPELRRSVSESRVPRDPAHRRFLDAGFPKKHFPDKPIPGEARVTRDAKKPLPLPHSQKLPPPPSIQRKSFFDAEDIFPEPKRSSGGSTALCGEIERRLRMRGIDEPAKDLESLKQILEALQLKGLLHPSSPSHHSRNLIFDPNPNLNLRRAPIVLMKPSASPPSSPSSPSTRRRSHINAEPSRNSHPQRGVSAAHSPRRVGSDPTTVRSPRNRKPSINRIRSPAEDDTAVSTATPSHELNLQESTDGGDALQRSREGEEYNNGSGRSLLERCDKLLSSIAAIATTAGADQATAAAEQQQPSPVSVLDASSCFLGVGEGSPSPSPSPSPVSATAKRAIDFVRDKLAPYWEEDQWSRETQTVGSDPGEGGVESDDQEDYIYVAEIVRASDRLRGPSDAYALLEKRRQWPPSTRPRRRLLFDAVAEILDRMRRRHASPWDAFARAGAPLPPSAPRSLVRHVWGEVRRMREPVAAAGGGEDVDEVTCGAIRRDVADDVAWARPSAELSDAVLRIERLIFKDLVADTIRCLADVASLPRAHLPRRRLVFP
- the LOC109718967 gene encoding serine/arginine repetitive matrix protein 1 isoform X4 is translated as MTRGGAGAAGDDDNLEARIEKQMGCMTGFLHLIDRHHILSGKRLFPSAIPGSTSPSERCDCPSSPESRPPPSSPARFSAFEFEGTKTPWKLREAPRFSLDSRLRSDSGGEGRLRRSPSVVARLMGLDALPPSAAAESKPPELRRSVSESRVPRDPAHRRFLDAGFPKKHFPDKPIPGEARVTRDAKKPLPLPHSQKLPPPPSIQRKSFFDAEDIFPEPKRSSGGSTALCGEIERRLRMRGIDEPAKDLESLKQILEALQLKGLLHPSSPSHHSRNLIFDPNPNLNLRRAPIVLMKPSASPPSSPSSPSTRRRSHINAEPSRNSHPQRGVSAAHSPRRVGSDPTTVRSPRNRKPSINRIRSPAEDDTAVSTATPSHELNLQISWPLIGRRTSGAAKHRPSDRTPERGGSNPTIRRTTSTWPRSSERPIGSAAHRTPTRCSRSAANGRPPRVPAAASSSTPWRRSSTGCGAATRHPGTPSHAPERPSPRPRRARSCGTCGGRCGGCGSRSLRREAERTSTRSRAGRYAGTWRMTWRGPAPPPSSRTPCSGSNG